The stretch of DNA ACAACGAGGAGTCACCCCAGGCAATCCAGGCGGCGCTGGTCTTGCGGTCCGGCGTCAGATTTCTGGGCTCTCCACCATTGGAGGGGATCAGCCAGACATCGCCGCCGGTCGATCCTTGATCGCTCATGAGGCCGCCGATGAAGGCAATCGACTGCCCGTCGGGCGACCAGCGGGGAACGGCAATCTGCAGTCCGTGCAGCGCGCCAGTGGACTCGGAGGGAGCGAAGATTGACTTCGGCTCCGCGTCCAGAGCCTGGGTGTAGAGCTTAGCTACCCACCAATTGTTTTCGCCCGGCGGATCGGCCGCGACGTATGCGAGCGATTTTGAGTCCGGGGACCAGTCGAATTCATAGACATGCAGTTTCGCGGGGGTCGCGAAGGTGGGCGCGGCTGACTTGTGTTCGTTTGCATCCACGAGACCGACCCGCTGGATTTCTATGCCATCCTCGCCAATCACGCCTGCCCATGGCTTCATTGCAGCCAAGGCGCCTGCGGCACGGGTGGCTCCCTCGACGTAGAGGAATGCTATCCGGGAGCCATCCGGCGAAAACTCCGGATAGCCCACTTCGCCTTTGGCCTCGGTCAGGCGCTGAATCTCAATCTTTGGCTTGCCGCCGGTCAAATCTCCGCTGATTGCCGCCACGAAGACATCTTGCTGGCCGTCGCTCTGGCAATCGCTCAAGAAAGCCAGCCGCCGCGAATCCGCGGCCCAGGCAGGATCGGTGTCGCCGCATGGTGCACCCTCCTTCTTAGCGGCAGTAATCCGCGTGGTCCTAGCGGGGTCGCTGAATGGAGCAAGCACCAGTTCCGAGCCGGTTTTGCTGCGGCGAACGTATGCCAGCAGAGCGCCATCGGGCGAGATGGCCACGGGGCCGAGGCCATGGCTGCGGCCCAGACCTTTCAGAACTTCCTCGACCTGCGCCCTGGCTGCCCCATTCTGGGCCGGTAAGCGCAAGGGAAATCCTGCGGCAAGAATCGCAAACGAAGCAAAGGCGCACACCAAAGTACGCCGCGTGAAAGAGCGGTTCAGCATTCCAGACATAGCGAAATGCTAACAGCCGGCGTTGGGATTTTGTCTTATTGTCCCGAGGAGTTGATTTGCTCGGCCACTAAGCCGGTGGAGGACCTTGTTGGCGGTCTCTGGCTGAGGTCTGAGCTAGGGTCTGGTCGAGACTGTTCATGAATTCCTGTCTGCTGGGCTGAATTCCACCGGACAAGACCTGCTCCACCTGAGCGTCCCTCTTCCGTTCGTTCAATTCCAGGACGAAGCCCAGAATCACGCCTACGGAAACGAAGCCGCCGAGACACAAATAGAGCATCACTCCCCGCTGATCGCGGTCGACTTTGTCCCGAAATTCCATCAGGCTATTCGTTTTTGGGTCCTGCGGATCGAAATATACGATGGATTGAAATGCTGGCTGGCCGCTGCTATAGGCGGATCGCATTGCCTGCTCGATTGCATCCGGGGTGCAAACTCCACGCCCGTTATAGATCGAGCCATTGGCTATGAAAGAGTACGAACAGGCGGCGCCTCTTTGAGAGCGGGAGGAAACTCCCAGGGAGTTCTCCTCGATCGTTCCGTGGGCGACCGCTGTTTGCTCCCTATCCGCGACGGCTGAATCATTGTGGGATTGAACGACTCGCATGGCTCCGCGAGTAAGCGATAGAACCGCGCACAGAATCAATGCGGCGTTGGCGGCGTTTCGGCCTCGGCTCATACGTGCTCGCAATCTCAATGCAATGGATATTGGGACGAAGTATATAGAGAGTTGCGCAGTTCAATTCTGCAACTTTCCGGCCACCTCTTCGATTTCGCCGGCTGACTTCGGTGTGCGAGAAGATCAATTATCCGCGAGCGGCGTGATGAATCGCGAGCAGCGTTTCGAGAAGCGGCTTCAGTTTATTCAGATTCAGGGCGTTGGCGCCGTCTGACTTGGCGTTGGCCGGGTCGTCGTGGACTTCCAGAAAGAGGCCGTCCACGCCTGCGGCGACGGCTGCGCGCGCCAACAGAGGAATGAATTCCGGCTGACCGCCGCTAACTCCGCCTGCGGCTGAGGGCTGCTGGACCGAGTGTGTGCCGTCAAAGACGACTGGCGCGAAGCTTCGCAGGACCGGCAGGGAGCGGTAATCCACCACCAACGTGTTGTAGCCGAAGCTGGCGCCGCGCTCGGTCAGAAACACCCGCTCATTGCCGGTCGACCGCATCTTTTCCACCGGGTACTGCATATCCCAGGGCGCGACAAACTGGCCTTTTTTAATGTTGACGGCGCGGCCGGTTTTGCCTGCGGCGACCAGAAGATCGGTTTGGCGGCATAGAAAGGCTGGAATCTGGAGGACGTCGACGGCTTCTGCGGCGATTTCGCAGTGTCCTGGCTCGTGCACGTCTGTCAGTACCGGGAGACCGGTCGCTTTGGCCAGCGCGCCAAGAATCCGCGTGCCCTCTACGAGCCCCGGTCCACGGAAGCTCTTGACCGAGGTGCGATTGGCCTTGTCGTAGCTGGCTTTGAAGATGTATGGAATCCCGAGGTCGGAGGTGATCCGCTGGATCGCGTCCGCCATGGTACGCACATGGATTTCTGACTCAATCACGCAGGGGCCGGCGATGAGGAACAACTTCCCTGCCCCAACCTGCACCGGCCCGATTTCAAACGTATGGCTCACAGTAAAGATTGTATCGTTTTGACTTGTGAGCCTTTGGCAGGCTGCGGATCGCGCTCCGAAATTGCGACCTTAGCTGCTTCGCCGATCGTGTCGAAAGCTAGTTAGACCTGGCGTTGGCAGCCGCCATCGCCCTGCTCTCGGCACGAGCAGAACGCCATAGCTGATACTCCTCTTGCATGGAGAGCCCTGGCTTCCTGTAGGTGCGCAGAGCCTGACCTAGATATTTAAGCCATTCTTTCTCGTCGCTCGCATGATAGGTTTCCATGTCCATTGGCTTTGAATGGATTCCTACCTGGTGAACTTCAGACGGGTTGCGATTCAATCCCGCAGCGGAACTCGACTGTGAATTCGACGTGGCTTTTCTGGATACAAATAAATTCAAGATACCCATTCTCTTCTCCGGAAGCCAAGCATCTTACTCGATTGAGTTAGCAATCTGGCCGCTCCTCAATTGGTCTGGCTTGCGGTAAGGCTAACAGTGCAGGTGGGCTTTCGCCTTGACCCAGAGGTGGGATGGGTGCGGAACTATCGGATGATTACTACGTCCGGCGAGGAAACAAATGCTTGCCCAGCCGGACGTATTTTATGCGATCGCGGAGTTCCCTAGTGCCGCCGCGTGGGAGCGCTATTTCGTCTCTGAAACCAATGCCTCGGATGAGACTGATTTCCCCTGAGCGATCCGGTTCCGATAACTTGCCGCCACAAAGTCGCGGAAGAGCGGATGCGGCTCCAGCGGCTTGGACTTGAATTCTGGATGGAACTGGCAGCCAAGGAAAAAGGGATGATCGGGGATTTCGACGATCTCAACGTAGGTTGAATCAGGAGTCGTGCCCGTGAGGCGCAGGCCGCCGCCGGAGAGCAGGGCCTCGTATTCGCGGTTGAACTCATAACGGTGCCGATGGCGCTCGCTGATCTCAGTCGCGCTGTAGGCTTTGGATGCGAGCGAACCCGGTTCCAGTATGCAGTCCCACGCGCCGAGGCGCATCGTTCCGCCCATCTCTTCAACGCCGAGCAGTTCGCGCAGCTTGTAAATGACACGATGTTCGGCGGCTGGGTCGAATTCGCTGGAATTGGCGGCTTTGAGCCCGCAGACATTGCGCGCAAACTCGATGCACGCGGTC from Acidicapsa acidisoli encodes:
- the kdsA gene encoding 3-deoxy-8-phosphooctulonate synthase, which encodes MSHTFEIGPVQVGAGKLFLIAGPCVIESEIHVRTMADAIQRITSDLGIPYIFKASYDKANRTSVKSFRGPGLVEGTRILGALAKATGLPVLTDVHEPGHCEIAAEAVDVLQIPAFLCRQTDLLVAAGKTGRAVNIKKGQFVAPWDMQYPVEKMRSTGNERVFLTERGASFGYNTLVVDYRSLPVLRSFAPVVFDGTHSVQQPSAAGGVSGGQPEFIPLLARAAVAAGVDGLFLEVHDDPANAKSDGANALNLNKLKPLLETLLAIHHAARG